A genomic window from Arvicola amphibius chromosome 5, mArvAmp1.2, whole genome shotgun sequence includes:
- the Fam110a gene encoding protein FAM110A isoform X1 — MTMELPHRKATQTTLILTAPRLITERLNVQEEHFPVPGIEGQLESRATLPDVLPTVQAPVRIRARRGEPAGAAAARFPHQAASHPLRSLPGPPSHSSNTPSRRVHLPGPGSCANTGYLSQVGGRRAGCWQEAACAASRARHPAANFVPVSVSSPLPSGYVTAMPVDTLSPAAPAAPALPFRLRTKVPSYLLPRPADGGARKLSAVERLEADKAKYVKSLHVANTRQEPVQPPLARQPLFSPGPRGPVLTPSRRVLPCPGRRPQLDIDILSSLINLCDSPVTPAEASRTPGRAEGSAHKVPPATPPRPPPSTVAVRRVDVRPLPASPARPCPSPGTTATSSPGRPPGLQRSKSDLSERFSRAAADLERFFNFCGLDPEEARGLGVAHLARASSDIVSLAGPSAGPCSSEGGCSRRSSATVEERALERVPYGVSVIERNARVIKWLYGLRQARDPPATEG, encoded by the exons ATGACAATGGAGTTGCCTCATAGGAAGGCTACCCAGACCACACTAATTCTCACTGCGCCCCGTTTAATCACGGAAAGATTAAATGTTCAGGAAGAGCACTTTCCCGTGCCGGGCATTGAAGGCCAACTAGAATCCCGTGCAACACTGCCTGATGTGCTGCCGACTGTACAGGCTCCAGTTCGGATAAGAGCCCGGCGGGGTGAGCCGGCGGGCGCCGCTGCGGCCAGGTTCCCGCACCAGGCTGCCAGTCACCCATTGCGATCACTGCCTGGCCCTCCTTCCCACTCCTCGAACACTCCGAGCCGGCGGGTTCATCTGCCAGGCCCCGGAAGTTGCGCAAATACCGGCTACCTGAGCCAGGTGGGCGGGAGGCGCGCAGGCTGCTGGCAGGAGGCGGCTTGCGCAGCCAG CCGAGCCCGGCATCCAGCTGCCAACTTTGTGCCTGTATCTGTCTCCTCGCCTCTGCCCTCGGGGTATGTAACCGCCATGCCCGTGGACACGCTGAGCCCTGCAGCCCCCGCCGCTCCTGCCCTACCTTTTCGCCTGCGAACCAAGGTCCCCAGCTACCTGCTACCAAGGCCAGCGGATGGGGGAGCCCGAAAGCTGAGTGCTGTGGAACGCTTGGAGGCTGACAAGGCTAAGTATGTCAAGAGCCTCCATGTGGCCAACACCCGCCAGGAGCCTGTGCAACCGCCGCTGGCCCGACAGCCCCTCTTCAGCCCTGGTCCTCGGGGGCCAGTGCTCACACCTAGCCGCCGAGTCTTGCCCTGTCCTGGCCGCCGGCCCCAACTGGACATTGACATCCTTAGCAGTCTCATCAACCTGTGTGATAGTCCTGTGACCCCGGCTGAGGCCAGCCGAACGCCTGGACGGGCAGAAGGATCTGCCCACAAGGTCCCACCAGCCACCCCTCCTCGTCCGCCGCCTAGTACGGTCGCTGTGCGCCGAGTGGATGTTCGTCCCCTACCTGCTTCACCTGCTCGTCCTTGTCCATCGCCTGGCACCACTGCCACCTCCAGCCCGGGCCGGCCACCTGGCCTGCAACGCTCCAAGTCGGACCTGAGCGAGCGCTTTTCCAGGGCAGCAGCAGACCTCGAGCGCTTCTTTAACTTCTGCGGCCTGGATCCCGAGGAAGCACGAGGATTGGGGGTGGCCCACCTAGCAAGGGCCAGCTCGGACATCGTGTCTCTAGCCGGCCCGAGTGCTGGACCTTGCAGCTCCGAAGGGGGCTGTTCACGCCGCAGCTCTGCTACGGTGGAGGAGCGGGCCCTGGAGCGTGTCCCCTACGGGGTGTCTGTGATTGAGCGCAATGCCCGCGTGATCAAGTGGCTGTATGGGTTGCGGCAGGCACGTGACCCTCCGGCTACTGAGGGCTAG
- the Fam110a gene encoding protein FAM110A isoform X2, producing the protein MPVDTLSPAAPAAPALPFRLRTKVPSYLLPRPADGGARKLSAVERLEADKAKYVKSLHVANTRQEPVQPPLARQPLFSPGPRGPVLTPSRRVLPCPGRRPQLDIDILSSLINLCDSPVTPAEASRTPGRAEGSAHKVPPATPPRPPPSTVAVRRVDVRPLPASPARPCPSPGTTATSSPGRPPGLQRSKSDLSERFSRAAADLERFFNFCGLDPEEARGLGVAHLARASSDIVSLAGPSAGPCSSEGGCSRRSSATVEERALERVPYGVSVIERNARVIKWLYGLRQARDPPATEG; encoded by the coding sequence ATGCCCGTGGACACGCTGAGCCCTGCAGCCCCCGCCGCTCCTGCCCTACCTTTTCGCCTGCGAACCAAGGTCCCCAGCTACCTGCTACCAAGGCCAGCGGATGGGGGAGCCCGAAAGCTGAGTGCTGTGGAACGCTTGGAGGCTGACAAGGCTAAGTATGTCAAGAGCCTCCATGTGGCCAACACCCGCCAGGAGCCTGTGCAACCGCCGCTGGCCCGACAGCCCCTCTTCAGCCCTGGTCCTCGGGGGCCAGTGCTCACACCTAGCCGCCGAGTCTTGCCCTGTCCTGGCCGCCGGCCCCAACTGGACATTGACATCCTTAGCAGTCTCATCAACCTGTGTGATAGTCCTGTGACCCCGGCTGAGGCCAGCCGAACGCCTGGACGGGCAGAAGGATCTGCCCACAAGGTCCCACCAGCCACCCCTCCTCGTCCGCCGCCTAGTACGGTCGCTGTGCGCCGAGTGGATGTTCGTCCCCTACCTGCTTCACCTGCTCGTCCTTGTCCATCGCCTGGCACCACTGCCACCTCCAGCCCGGGCCGGCCACCTGGCCTGCAACGCTCCAAGTCGGACCTGAGCGAGCGCTTTTCCAGGGCAGCAGCAGACCTCGAGCGCTTCTTTAACTTCTGCGGCCTGGATCCCGAGGAAGCACGAGGATTGGGGGTGGCCCACCTAGCAAGGGCCAGCTCGGACATCGTGTCTCTAGCCGGCCCGAGTGCTGGACCTTGCAGCTCCGAAGGGGGCTGTTCACGCCGCAGCTCTGCTACGGTGGAGGAGCGGGCCCTGGAGCGTGTCCCCTACGGGGTGTCTGTGATTGAGCGCAATGCCCGCGTGATCAAGTGGCTGTATGGGTTGCGGCAGGCACGTGACCCTCCGGCTACTGAGGGCTAG